The following are from one region of the Hydrogenophaga sp. BPS33 genome:
- a CDS encoding aldehyde dehydrogenase family protein gives MTKNPMALPPLLQKALPRHRDLFYGGRWHAPAGGYRPTVNPANQRVLAQVAHANASDVHDAVSAAQQGFELWRRVPPSERGTMLREIARRLREHADELALIDAANCGNPVREMGRDAIAAAAQIDYYAGLVHELKGETMPMADGGLNYSVREPLGVVARIVAYNHPLMFIAGKIGPVLAAGNSVVMKAPEQAPLSALRFAEIVEGVLPPGVLNIVTGGRECGEALVQHPMIRKVALIGATATGAAVLRAAADKIMPVALELGGKNPLVVCESADVEKAALGAIQGMNFIWAGQSCGSTSRCFVHATLYDRVVERIVALLPELHQCGDPLDPATTMGCLISQAQFTKTQQYIELARAEGARLVAGGKRPDDPALSDGWFVQATVFADVLPQMRIFREEVFGPVLSVIPWTDEDQLVADVNSVDYGLTASIYTQELAQAHRLAARVEAGYVWINTISSHYIGASFGGYKKSGMGREEGLEELLAYTQLKNVHVVL, from the coding sequence ATGACCAAAAATCCCATGGCTTTGCCGCCGCTGCTGCAGAAAGCGCTGCCCCGTCACCGCGATCTTTTCTACGGTGGCCGCTGGCATGCCCCGGCGGGCGGCTACCGGCCCACGGTCAATCCGGCCAACCAGAGGGTGTTGGCGCAAGTGGCGCATGCGAACGCCTCCGATGTGCATGACGCGGTGTCCGCCGCGCAGCAAGGCTTTGAGCTTTGGCGCCGCGTGCCTCCCAGTGAGCGGGGCACGATGCTGCGTGAAATCGCGCGCCGCTTGCGTGAACATGCCGACGAGCTGGCGCTGATCGACGCCGCCAACTGTGGCAACCCTGTGCGGGAAATGGGGCGTGACGCGATTGCCGCTGCCGCGCAGATCGACTACTACGCCGGCCTGGTGCACGAGCTCAAAGGCGAGACCATGCCGATGGCCGACGGCGGCCTGAACTACTCGGTGCGCGAACCGCTGGGCGTGGTGGCGCGGATCGTGGCGTACAACCATCCTCTGATGTTCATCGCGGGCAAGATCGGACCGGTGCTGGCGGCGGGCAACAGCGTGGTGATGAAGGCGCCTGAACAGGCGCCGCTCTCTGCCCTGCGCTTTGCCGAGATCGTCGAGGGCGTGCTGCCCCCGGGTGTTCTCAACATCGTGACGGGTGGGCGCGAGTGCGGTGAAGCCCTGGTCCAACACCCGATGATCCGCAAGGTGGCGCTGATCGGTGCGACCGCCACGGGCGCGGCGGTGCTGCGCGCCGCTGCCGACAAGATCATGCCCGTGGCGCTGGAGCTGGGCGGCAAGAACCCGTTGGTGGTCTGCGAGAGCGCCGACGTGGAGAAGGCCGCACTGGGGGCGATCCAGGGGATGAACTTCATCTGGGCCGGCCAGTCCTGCGGGTCCACCTCGCGCTGCTTCGTGCATGCCACGCTCTACGATCGGGTGGTCGAACGCATCGTCGCGCTGCTGCCCGAACTGCACCAATGCGGAGACCCGCTGGATCCCGCGACCACCATGGGCTGCCTGATTTCGCAAGCGCAGTTCACGAAGACGCAGCAATACATCGAACTCGCACGGGCAGAAGGAGCGCGTCTGGTGGCCGGTGGAAAGCGGCCGGACGATCCCGCCTTGTCAGATGGATGGTTTGTGCAAGCCACGGTGTTCGCGGATGTGCTGCCGCAGATGCGCATCTTTCGCGAAGAGGTGTTCGGCCCTGTTCTTTCGGTGATCCCATGGACGGACGAGGACCAGCTCGTTGCCGACGTCAACAGCGTCGATTACGGCCTGACCGCCTCCATCTACACGCAGGAACTCGCGCAAGCACACCGCCTGGCAGCCCGCGTGGAAGCGGGCTACGTCTGGATCAACACGATCAGCTCGCACTACATTGGCGCGAGCTTCGGTGGATACAAGAAGTCCGGCATGGGCCGGGAGGAAGGGCTGGAGGAACTGCTGGCGTACACGCAGCTGAAAAACGTGCACGTGGTGTTGTGA